Genomic DNA from Shouchella patagoniensis:
TATTGAACTATCGGCAAGTAATTTCCCACAGTATACTCCAAATTCAAACACCGGTGAGGATCGACTTGTAACTAAAGATGTAGTGAAGGCAAAGCTCATGTTTACAAGCTCTAATGAGCATAAGGCAACTCTATCTCTTCCAATTGCAAAGAACCCTCTCATGTAACATGTATATATTCGACTAATTTGGTCAAAAACGACTTTTCAATTAGACAATTTCCCGGGAAATGTAATAAAAAAAACCACGGTGTTGTGTATGACACCGTGGTTTTTGTCTTATTCTTATTCCCGTTCTACTGTCATAAACTTAATAACAGGAACTTCTCCTTCAATTGGCTTTCCAGCATCCGGGTGGTTTTGACTTGGCACTTCAACAGTCTCTGTTTCTGCAATTTGATCAATGACTTCCATACCTTCAATCACTTTACCAAAGGCAGCATAATCGCCGTCCAAACTTGGTCCATCTTCATGCATAATAAAGAATTGTGATCCTGCAGAATCAGCATCTTGTGATCGGGCCATTGATAAGATACCTCGTTCATGAGACAAATTATTTTCTATTCCATTGGACGAGAATTCACCTTTTATAGCGTACCCAGGACCGCCCTGGCCGGTTCCTTCTGGGTCGCCACCTTGTACCATAAACCCAGGAATAATTCGATGAAACGTTAGACCATCATAAAAACCATTTTCAATTAATGCGACAAAGTTATTTACTGAATGAAGAGCCACATCAGGGTATAGTTCCATTTTTACGATTCCCCCATTTTCCATTTCCATTGTTACAACGGGAACTTCGTCTTCTTGTACTGGTACTTCTGGCACCCCTGGCTCACTAGTTGCTTCTTCACCTTGTTGATTGTCATTGTTTTGTTGTTCCTCATTCCCACATGCTGCAAAAATAAATAGCACGCAAAAAGACAAAATCACTTTCCATCTCAACTCTGTCACTCCTTATTCGCTTTTAGCAGATTCCTTATCCTCTTCTATTATCTCTGCTAAATCTTCCGCTGTTTCCTCATCTTCTAGGAAAGCCTCTGCCTCTTCTTCTTCTTGAATAATTACTCTTGCAGCATCGGCACTTGATGGAACACCTTCTTCAACTGCTCCACGTGGGAAAACTTCAACAATAAGTCCAGATTGAAGATCTTCCTCATATATTTCTAAATCGTCATTTTCACTTATTGATAGTAATTCTGTGGCTGGATCATATGAGAACCTTGTACCGGATTCATAATGCCCATCCTCGCCTAAAAGAAAGAACGTGCTACGCTCTTCATTTGTGTTTGAAATAACGCCTTTAATCGACCTGTCCTTTGCTTGAATCACAATTT
This window encodes:
- a CDS encoding peptidylprolyl isomerase is translated as MRWKVILSFCVLFIFAACGNEEQQNNDNQQGEEATSEPGVPEVPVQEDEVPVVTMEMENGGIVKMELYPDVALHSVNNFVALIENGFYDGLTFHRIIPGFMVQGGDPEGTGQGGPGYAIKGEFSSNGIENNLSHERGILSMARSQDADSAGSQFFIMHEDGPSLDGDYAAFGKVIEGMEVIDQIAETETVEVPSQNHPDAGKPIEGEVPVIKFMTVERE